A window of Thiocapsa bogorovii genomic DNA:
CAGGAATCAGCATGCTGATGTTCGGCTGGCTGGCCCGGCCGCTGGTCTGAGCGCAGACCGCCCTCAGCCAGAATGCCCACGAGCCGCCCCCGGCGCAGCGCCACCGGCACTCACTCCCAAAGGAGCTCGAACAAAATGAAGCCAGGTCCCCGTATCGGTCTCCCGCTTCTGCTCTCGATCGTTCTTGGCCCCGTGTGGGCCGAGTCGCAGACCAGTCTCGGCGAGCAGATCGCCAAGCAGGGTACGCCCAAGGGGGTCGCACCCTGCATAGCCTGCCACGGGCCGGACGGGGGCGGCATGGCGCCGACTGCCTATCCGCGGATCGCCGGGCTCGACGCGGCTTACATGACCAAGCAACTGGCCGACTTTCGCGCCGGAACGCGCGAAAACCCCATCATGATGCCGATGGCGAAGAGCCTCACGGAGGAGGAGATCGCCGCCGTTTCCGCTTATTACGAGGGTCTGCCGATCCCCGCACCGGCTGTGCAGCCGCCGGCGGGCGCCGTCAAGAAGACGGCGGAGGACCTGGCTCAATGGGGCGACTGGACCGGCCGCGGTCTGCCCGCCTGCGCCCAATGCCACGCGCCCGGCGGCAACGGTATCGGGGCGCACTTTCCCGGCATCGCCGCTCAGCAGGCAAGCTATATCAAGGCCCAGCTACTGGCCTGGCAGTCGGGAACACGTACCAACGGCCCGCTGGGGCTGATGAAGTCTGTCGCCACCCGGCTGACCGCGGACGAGATCGAAGCGCTCTCCGCTTACTACGCCGCGCAGGCCGGCGCCGCGCCGGCACCGGCGATCAACACCCCGGCGCCGCCCCCGGCAGATGCAGAGGTAGCGAAGGCAAAGGTCACCACCGGGCCCGTTGCGGACCATGGCGCGACGCCGCCCGGGCGGGAGCCGGGCGACTCGGGCTACTTCAAGTCGCCGTCGCGGGACGCCTTCCCCGAAGGCCCCTTCGGCGAGGCGGTCCGACAGGGACAGGCCATCTTCCAGAACACCAACACCCACCCCGCCTCGGGTCAATACGTTGGCAACCAGCAGGCCTGTGGCAATTGTCATCTCGACGCCGGGCGTCTGGCGGGGTCAGCGCCCTTGTGGGCCGCCTGGGTCGCCTATCCCGCCTATCGCTCCAAGACCAAGAAGGTCGACAGCTTCATCGAGCGCGTCCAGGGCTGCTTCGAGTACTCCATGAACGCCCAGGCGTCTGCGGCGGGCGGACCGCCCGCCGCGGACAGTGACACCGCAGTCTCCCTGGCCGCCTACAGTTTCTGGCTCGCCAAGGGCGCGCCTACGGGCGACGACACCCTGCCCGGTCGCGGCTACCCGCCCCTGAAGGAGACCGACCAAGGCTTCGACCCCTCCCGCGGACGAGCGGTTTACGCGGCCAAGTGCGCCCTGTGTCATGGGGAGGATGGGAAGGGGGTCGCGAACGCCCGGGCCGGAACCCTGTTCCCGCCGCTCTGGGGCGCCGGATCCTACAACTGGGGTGCGGGCATGCACAAGGTGGATACCGCGGGGGCCTTCATCCGGCACAACATGCCCCTGGGGCTGGACAACGCCCTCACCGACCAGGAGGCCTGGGACGCAGCGGCCTACATCAACTCGCACGAACGCCCTCAGGACCCGCGCTTTACCGGCGACCTGCAGGAGACCGCCGAGCGGTTCCACAAGAGCAAGTTCAGCCTCTACGGCAAGGCGAAGGGCGCCGATGGGGCCCTCCTGGGGGAGCAGCCGGCGCAACCCGCCGCTGCGTCGGCGCGTTAGGACGGGCCTCCAGTCGGGTCGTCCGTTCTTCGGGCTGCTGCTAACTTCCCCCGAAAAGGCTGCGCAGTTTACTCAACTGATGTTCGAATATTCCAGGCTTGTGAAGATCCGCGGGTTTCTCATCAGGACCGAGGGGCAAGATATGTTCAAAATAAGTCCCACCCAGAATATGGCGCAGAATTCCTTCGCCCAAAAACGCTTCGTCGTTATTTAATGTGCGCGTTGCACGGAGCAAACGACGAATATCATACTGACCGGGAAAGATATCGGGCACTTGCTTCTTGATCCCGAGCAGACTGTATACCGCGATACGGGCCGTTCTGACTGAACTCTCTAACGTGAAGACCACGTCATTATGGGTTTCCACAAACTGACCTAGACAGGCCAGGTTGGTGCTACCATCAGGCACAACCCATGGTCGATCGCCTTTTGCGCGTGGCATGAATTGTCCTGTGATGTAAGGCATCAGTGCGGTGCGCACTTTAGTCGCGGCAATGACTTCTGCGACCTGA
This region includes:
- a CDS encoding c-type cytochrome — its product is MKPGPRIGLPLLLSIVLGPVWAESQTSLGEQIAKQGTPKGVAPCIACHGPDGGGMAPTAYPRIAGLDAAYMTKQLADFRAGTRENPIMMPMAKSLTEEEIAAVSAYYEGLPIPAPAVQPPAGAVKKTAEDLAQWGDWTGRGLPACAQCHAPGGNGIGAHFPGIAAQQASYIKAQLLAWQSGTRTNGPLGLMKSVATRLTADEIEALSAYYAAQAGAAPAPAINTPAPPPADAEVAKAKVTTGPVADHGATPPGREPGDSGYFKSPSRDAFPEGPFGEAVRQGQAIFQNTNTHPASGQYVGNQQACGNCHLDAGRLAGSAPLWAAWVAYPAYRSKTKKVDSFIERVQGCFEYSMNAQASAAGGPPAADSDTAVSLAAYSFWLAKGAPTGDDTLPGRGYPPLKETDQGFDPSRGRAVYAAKCALCHGEDGKGVANARAGTLFPPLWGAGSYNWGAGMHKVDTAGAFIRHNMPLGLDNALTDQEAWDAAAYINSHERPQDPRFTGDLQETAERFHKSKFSLYGKAKGADGALLGEQPAQPAAASAR